Proteins encoded together in one Triticum dicoccoides isolate Atlit2015 ecotype Zavitan chromosome 7B, WEW_v2.0, whole genome shotgun sequence window:
- the LOC119340910 gene encoding dirigent protein 5-like, whose amino-acid sequence MASPFGVLVCLLIVLPQILAISSPIDEIAPLKTCQFPCMTEVNLHLFLHQFVDGPNNPNRNEETLLQASFPFGFGTTIVHDWTLTETTNSRDTVVARVQGVHVQAGLTKPNRWYTTHNIEFQQGRFAGSTLQVMGITAGLESGQWSIVGGTGQFIMAQGIISFTNHPASTFEDGIKELNIRVRFTRDITQAA is encoded by the exons ATGGCTAGTCCATTCGGTGTCTTGGTTTGTCTACTCATAGTGCTACCACAAATCCTTGCTATTTCTAGCCCCATCGACGAGATTGCACCTCTTAAGACATGTCAGTTCCCTTGTATGACCGAGGTTAACTTGCACTTGTTCTTGCACCAATTCGTCGACGGGCCAAACAACCCAAACCGCAATGAGGAAACCTTACTCCAAGCAAGTTTTCCTTTTGGGTTTGGGACGACGATAGTCCATGACTGGACTCTTACCGAGACAACAAATTCCAGAGACACGGTTGTTGCACGTGTACAAGGTGTGCATGTCCAGGCTGGTTTAACCAAGCCTAACAGATGGTACACAACTCATAACATAGAGTTTCAGCAAGGACG GTTTGCGGGGTCCACCCTTCAAGTGATGGGTATAACCGCAGGTTTGGAAAGTGGGCAGTGGTCTATTGTCGGTGGAACTGGTCAATTCATTATGGCACAGGGTATAATAAGTTTCACAAATCATCCGGCCTCTACTTTTGAAGATGGTATTAAAGAACTCAATATTCGTGTACGCTTCACAAGGGATATTACACAAGCC GCTTGA